A DNA window from Allokutzneria albata contains the following coding sequences:
- a CDS encoding TetR/AcrR family transcriptional regulator: MIHPATITERLVSELMVLYGGTMAGGRPRESRVDHALTAATRELLAETGYAKLTVDAVAARAGVGKAAIYRRFATKQELVFSAVVHGVSVEVPPDAGSLEADLLAVLRDIVTSLSGPALTAIPGLLADVSVDPGRFEEIFIAGEQACLRAVLGRAVSRGELPEVPDVDVVHALLLGPVFVWLFLLRREEPPVELWASFVASSLRLPGNSGPSVGSA; the protein is encoded by the coding sequence GTGATCCACCCGGCCACAATAACGGAACGCTTAGTTTCGGAACTCATGGTTCTGTATGGTGGCACCATGGCCGGAGGCAGACCCAGGGAAAGTCGCGTGGATCACGCCCTCACCGCCGCCACCCGCGAACTGCTCGCCGAGACCGGCTACGCCAAGCTCACCGTCGACGCCGTCGCCGCCCGCGCCGGAGTCGGGAAAGCGGCGATCTACCGCCGTTTCGCGACGAAGCAGGAACTGGTGTTCTCGGCGGTCGTGCACGGCGTCTCGGTTGAGGTTCCGCCGGACGCGGGCTCGCTGGAAGCCGATCTGCTGGCGGTGCTCCGGGACATCGTCACGAGCCTTTCCGGTCCCGCGCTGACGGCGATCCCCGGGTTGCTGGCTGACGTGAGCGTCGATCCTGGACGATTCGAGGAAATCTTCATCGCCGGGGAGCAGGCTTGCTTGCGGGCGGTTCTTGGCCGGGCGGTCTCTCGGGGAGAGCTGCCGGAGGTGCCTGACGTGGACGTTGTGCACGCCTTGTTGCTGGGGCCGGTTTTCGTGTGGTTGTTCCTGTTGAGGCGGGAGGAGCCGCCGGTGGAGTTGTGGGCCTCTTTTGTGGCTTCCAGTTTGCGACTTCCAGGGAACTCCGGTCCCAGCGTGGGCTCGGCGTGA
- a CDS encoding sensor histidine kinase, which yields MRPALRPFGRPVVLAVSISFVCLVVSVAAWVLFATAPPGPVRPLWYWLMAGEKTVVGLSFTTIGMLIVAHLPRLPLAWLFMLIGGCDVLYPFLGAVLRHGPPEGPRTAVFLMWLVVNVAGVVLFPLLTLFTPDGVLPGRRWRWIYPVLSLIGAAQLTALLLTVPVPGGRVLLPGVPEAGVVVLRVAIVAFQVVWAVCLIATYRDLRRRPKGLRRRQITVVMTIFTLGYVAFFLEMWFTDQSFARAVVTVPDELLNVLRLLLAVVGVPVVGFALTRTHLHQIDRAARATVIAVTVIGGLVLAYTLATALLSSVLPGAASTGALVIALATGLAGFGLRDAVGAVRRRVDRAFYGDRAEPYRVLRALPSKLNEGLPPGEIPLAVCQTVVSVLRLPAAAIEVDGRRLASIGASSGPPVELPLVHQQRRIGVLLVWPRSGQSSLDDLDIAALEPLVEQTATVISTMLIGERLERNIEEERLRLRRDLHDGLGPALAGVTLQLSAVRTMLAPRSEEAALLENTSVHMRQILDDFRRVTRNQRPLLLEEYGLRGALVELCRRLSTTTTPVTAQIPEHLPPLQEDAVFHVAAESLTNAARHASATAIILTVTVEPSHVVVEVRDNGAGIAEPSGFGIGLASMRRRVAATGGEWDLDTSPSGTVVRACFPRVES from the coding sequence GTGAGGCCGGCCCTGCGCCCGTTCGGCCGACCCGTCGTGCTGGCGGTGTCGATCAGCTTCGTGTGCCTGGTGGTGAGCGTGGCCGCGTGGGTGCTCTTCGCCACCGCGCCACCGGGACCGGTCCGGCCGCTGTGGTACTGGCTGATGGCCGGTGAGAAAACCGTTGTGGGACTGAGTTTCACGACCATCGGCATGCTCATCGTCGCGCACCTGCCCCGGTTGCCGCTGGCGTGGCTGTTCATGCTGATCGGCGGCTGCGACGTGCTGTACCCGTTCCTGGGGGCCGTGCTGCGCCACGGACCGCCGGAGGGGCCGCGGACCGCCGTCTTCCTGATGTGGCTGGTCGTCAACGTCGCGGGCGTCGTGCTGTTCCCGCTGCTGACGTTGTTCACCCCGGACGGCGTGCTCCCGGGGCGGCGCTGGCGGTGGATCTACCCCGTGCTCAGCCTGATCGGCGCCGCCCAGCTCACCGCGTTGCTGCTCACGGTTCCCGTGCCCGGTGGGCGCGTGCTCCTGCCGGGGGTACCCGAGGCCGGTGTGGTCGTGCTGCGGGTGGCGATCGTCGCCTTCCAGGTGGTGTGGGCCGTGTGCCTGATCGCCACCTACCGCGATCTGCGCCGACGGCCGAAGGGGTTGCGGCGCAGGCAGATCACCGTCGTGATGACCATCTTCACGCTCGGCTACGTCGCGTTCTTCCTGGAGATGTGGTTCACCGACCAGTCCTTCGCGCGGGCGGTCGTCACCGTGCCCGACGAGCTGCTGAACGTGCTGCGGCTGCTGCTCGCCGTGGTCGGTGTGCCCGTGGTCGGTTTCGCGCTGACCCGGACCCACCTGCACCAGATCGACCGCGCGGCCCGCGCCACGGTCATCGCGGTGACCGTGATCGGCGGCCTGGTGTTGGCCTACACGCTGGCCACCGCGTTGCTGTCGAGCGTCCTGCCGGGCGCCGCGTCCACCGGCGCGCTCGTGATCGCCCTCGCCACCGGCTTGGCGGGCTTCGGCCTGCGCGACGCGGTCGGCGCTGTCCGCAGACGCGTCGACCGCGCGTTCTACGGCGACCGCGCCGAGCCTTACCGAGTGCTCCGCGCGTTGCCCAGCAAGCTCAACGAGGGGCTGCCCCCTGGCGAGATCCCCCTGGCCGTCTGCCAGACCGTGGTGAGCGTGCTCCGCCTGCCCGCCGCCGCGATCGAGGTGGACGGCAGGCGATTGGCGAGCATCGGCGCCTCCAGCGGCCCGCCTGTCGAACTGCCCCTGGTGCATCAGCAGCGCCGCATCGGTGTCCTGCTCGTCTGGCCGCGCTCCGGCCAGTCGTCGTTGGACGACCTGGACATCGCCGCCCTGGAACCCCTGGTGGAGCAGACGGCCACCGTGATCAGCACCATGCTCATCGGCGAGCGCCTGGAGCGCAACATCGAGGAGGAACGCCTCCGCCTCCGCCGCGACCTGCACGACGGCCTCGGCCCCGCCCTCGCCGGTGTCACCCTGCAGCTGAGCGCCGTCCGCACCATGCTGGCCCCTCGCTCCGAGGAGGCCGCGCTGCTGGAGAACACTTCCGTCCACATGAGACAAATACTCGACGATTTCCGGCGCGTGACGCGCAATCAGCGCCCCTTGCTGTTGGAGGAGTACGGCCTCCGCGGCGCGCTCGTCGAGCTGTGCCGCCGCCTGTCCACCACCACGACCCCTGTCACCGCGCAGATCCCCGAGCACCTTCCCCCGCTCCAGGAAGACGCCGTCTTCCACGTCGCCGCCGAGTCCCTGACCAACGCCGCCCGCCACGCCTCCGCCACCGCGATCATCCTCACCGTGACCGTGGAGCCGAGCCACGTCGTCGTCGAGGTCCGCGACAACGGCGCAGGCATCGCCGAGCCTTCCGGTTTCGGCATCGGCCTGGCATCCATGCGCCGACGCGTCGCGGCGACCGGCGGCGAGTGGGATCTCGACACCTCTCCGTCGGGCACTGTGGTCCGCGCCTGCTTCCCCCGTGTCGAGTCATAA
- a CDS encoding sensor histidine kinase translates to MSAPTRPMVAATIAFCCVVVTVLAWTLLLGAPGASSLGPWYWAQMAGNSLRGLAFSGMGLLAVLRWPRQPLAWLFVAAGITPSLYPLLRASTLYELSSPVNIATDVLWELSEVISYVVLPLLPLYSPDGALPSRRWRPMLVALPVVALAVMTPVWLDLPLTGALDTAVRIGAAVLQALWTLCLVALYGKLRRARGFDRRQTAVILVIFVLMYLMFWLNYLFAPTSVIWVGIEVPTGVLVTSQLLATVILLPTLGFVLTRTRLHQLDRAARATLVAVTVVGGLVLCYVALAALLSSVWPAAASTGAVVVAAATGLAGFGLRDAGRFVRLRVDRAFYGDRAEPFRVLRALPRRLNECLSPNEIPFAVCQTVVSVLRLPAAAIEVDGRRFASAGTADGEPTAFDLGRSGRLLVWPRSGQRELDELDIAALEPVVEQTAAAIGALVVGERLERSIEEERLRLRRDLHDGLGPALAGVTLQLGAVRTMLPPRSDAGSLLSTVMVHMRQIVVDFRRVTRNERPLLLEEHGLRGALVELCRRLSTPETPVTADLPDVLPSDHEEVVFHVAAEALANAVRHAGAWSITLRVAVAPGSAVVEVCDDGAGIAEPVEFGVGLTSMAERVRSAGGDYEIDSGPAGTTVRARFPLEER, encoded by the coding sequence GTGAGCGCGCCGACGCGGCCGATGGTCGCCGCGACGATCGCGTTCTGCTGCGTGGTGGTGACCGTGCTGGCGTGGACGCTTCTCCTCGGAGCGCCGGGTGCTTCGTCGCTCGGCCCGTGGTACTGGGCGCAGATGGCCGGGAATTCCTTGCGGGGGCTGGCTTTCTCGGGCATGGGCCTGCTGGCGGTGCTGCGCTGGCCCAGGCAGCCGTTGGCGTGGCTGTTCGTCGCGGCGGGCATCACGCCGTCGCTGTACCCGCTGCTGCGGGCGAGCACGCTCTACGAGCTGTCGTCGCCGGTCAACATCGCCACCGACGTGCTCTGGGAACTGTCGGAGGTGATCAGCTACGTCGTCCTTCCGCTGCTGCCGTTGTACTCGCCGGACGGAGCGCTGCCGAGCAGGCGGTGGCGTCCGATGCTGGTCGCGCTGCCGGTGGTCGCGCTGGCGGTGATGACCCCCGTGTGGCTGGACCTCCCGCTGACCGGCGCGCTGGACACCGCCGTGCGGATCGGTGCCGCGGTGCTCCAGGCGCTGTGGACGCTCTGCCTGGTCGCGCTGTACGGGAAACTCCGGCGGGCAAGGGGTTTCGATCGCAGGCAGACGGCGGTCATCCTGGTCATCTTCGTGCTGATGTACCTGATGTTCTGGCTGAACTACCTGTTCGCGCCGACGTCGGTCATCTGGGTCGGGATCGAGGTGCCGACCGGGGTCCTGGTCACCAGTCAGCTCCTGGCGACCGTGATCCTGTTGCCGACGCTGGGTTTCGTGCTCACCCGCACCCGGCTCCACCAGCTGGACCGGGCGGCCCGCGCGACCCTGGTCGCGGTGACCGTGGTCGGTGGCCTGGTGCTGTGCTACGTCGCGCTGGCGGCGCTGCTGTCCTCAGTGTGGCCCGCCGCCGCGTCGACCGGGGCGGTGGTCGTCGCCGCCGCGACCGGGCTGGCCGGGTTCGGGCTGCGCGACGCGGGCCGCTTCGTGCGGCTGCGCGTGGACCGGGCCTTCTACGGGGATCGGGCGGAGCCGTTCCGGGTGCTGCGCGCGTTACCGCGAAGGCTGAACGAATGCTTGTCCCCCAACGAGATCCCGTTCGCGGTGTGCCAGACGGTGGTGAGCGTGCTGCGCCTGCCCGCCGCCGCGATCGAGGTGGACGGCAGGCGGTTCGCGAGCGCCGGTACCGCTGACGGTGAACCGACCGCGTTCGACCTCGGCAGGTCCGGCCGGTTGCTCGTGTGGCCGCGTTCCGGGCAACGTGAGCTGGACGAGCTGGACATCGCCGCACTGGAACCGGTCGTGGAGCAGACCGCTGCCGCGATCGGCGCGTTGGTGGTGGGGGAGCGGCTGGAGCGCAGCATCGAGGAGGAGCGGCTGCGGCTGCGGCGGGATCTGCACGACGGCCTCGGTCCCGCGCTGGCGGGCGTGACGCTCCAGTTGGGGGCGGTGCGGACGATGCTGCCGCCGCGCTCCGACGCCGGTTCGCTGCTGTCCACCGTGATGGTCCACATGCGACAGATCGTGGTCGATTTCCGCCGTGTGACGCGGAACGAGCGACCGTTGTTGCTGGAGGAGCACGGGCTGCGCGGCGCGCTGGTCGAGCTGTGCCGCCGCCTGTCCACGCCCGAGACCCCGGTGACCGCGGACCTGCCGGACGTGTTGCCGAGCGACCATGAGGAGGTCGTGTTCCACGTCGCGGCGGAGGCGTTGGCGAACGCCGTCCGCCACGCCGGGGCGTGGTCGATCACCCTCCGCGTCGCCGTGGCGCCGGGGTCGGCCGTAGTTGAGGTGTGCGACGACGGAGCCGGTATCGCCGAACCGGTGGAGTTCGGGGTGGGGCTGACGTCCATGGCTGAGCGGGTCAGGTCCGCGGGCGGGGACTACGAGATCGACTCCGGTCCGGCGGGCACCACCGTGCGGGCCCGGTTCCCCTTGGAGGAGCGGTGA
- a CDS encoding sensor histidine kinase — translation MQGERFPGRATALATAIAFGCFAVLVVAWVLHFTAPVDQARSGWFWVQTAEHSLRGLAFAMAGALVVTRVPTHRVAWLFLVAGATTSLYPLVSAAHPYPLAPSVRAAVFVFGLGLSALNLVVFPLLALYSLDGKLPSRRWRAMPVVLPAVVLVIPVALLSAVSTSGPLLASAVHEPGHRGSGMVLVGAAVAVHQVLWVMCLYSLHARGRRMRGLARAQIRVDLVIYVLIFLGNGLELWFARGSFLWFGPTLPDELFLVLRALIVLVGLPMLVFVLTRTKVYQLDRAARATVLVVTVVGGLVLSYATATAVLSSVLPGATSVGALVVAFATGLAGFGLRDAVRFVRRRVDRAFYGDRAEPYRVLRALPRRLDGLPPNEIPFAVCQTVVSVLRLPAAAIEVDGRRLASAGAPAGEPTVFALGEVGTLLVWPRSGQQALDEMDIAVLEPVADQTAAVIATVVIGERLERSIEEERLRLRRDLHDGLGPALAGATLQLGAVRTLLPPRSDASVLLDSVIVHMRQIVADFRRVTRNERPLLLEERGLRGALAELGRRLSTVDLPVVVELPEELPVEHEEVVFHVAAESLANAVRHAGARSVGLRVEVTEESITVEVRDDGSGITEPVGFGVGLVSMRERARAVGGSCEISSGPDGTTVRARIPRS, via the coding sequence ATGCAGGGGGAGCGGTTTCCCGGCCGCGCGACGGCCCTCGCCACCGCGATCGCCTTCGGGTGCTTCGCCGTGCTCGTCGTGGCGTGGGTGCTGCACTTCACCGCCCCGGTCGACCAGGCCAGATCGGGCTGGTTCTGGGTGCAGACGGCCGAGCACTCCCTGCGCGGGCTGGCGTTCGCGATGGCGGGCGCCCTGGTCGTCACGCGCGTGCCGACGCACCGGGTGGCCTGGCTGTTCCTCGTCGCCGGTGCGACAACGTCGCTGTACCCCCTGGTCAGCGCGGCCCACCCGTACCCGTTGGCGCCTTCGGTGCGCGCGGCCGTCTTCGTGTTCGGGCTCGGGCTGTCCGCGCTCAACCTGGTGGTGTTCCCCCTGCTGGCGTTGTACTCCCTGGACGGGAAGCTGCCGAGCCGCCGGTGGCGGGCGATGCCGGTCGTCCTGCCCGCGGTCGTGCTGGTCATCCCGGTCGCGCTGCTGAGCGCGGTGTCCACGTCCGGCCCCCTCCTCGCCTCGGCCGTGCACGAGCCCGGTCACCGGGGCTCCGGGATGGTCCTGGTCGGGGCCGCGGTCGCGGTGCACCAGGTGCTGTGGGTGATGTGCCTGTACTCGTTGCACGCCAGGGGGCGGCGGATGCGGGGCCTCGCCCGTGCCCAGATCCGCGTCGACCTGGTGATCTACGTGCTGATCTTCCTGGGGAACGGGCTGGAGCTCTGGTTCGCGCGGGGGTCGTTCCTGTGGTTCGGGCCGACCCTGCCCGACGAGCTGTTCCTGGTGCTGCGGGCGCTGATCGTCCTGGTCGGTCTGCCGATGCTGGTGTTCGTGCTCACCCGGACCAAGGTCTACCAGCTGGACCGGGCGGCACGGGCGACGGTGCTCGTGGTGACGGTCGTCGGCGGGCTGGTGCTGTCCTACGCGACCGCGACCGCCGTGTTGTCGAGCGTGCTCCCCGGCGCGACGTCGGTGGGGGCGTTGGTGGTGGCGTTCGCGACGGGACTGGCCGGATTTGGGTTGCGTGATGCGGTGCGGTTCGTGCGGCGCCGGGTGGACCGTGCTTTCTACGGGGACCGCGCGGAGCCGTACCGGGTGTTGCGCGCGTTGCCGCGTCGGCTCGACGGCTTGCCGCCCAACGAGATCCCGTTCGCGGTGTGCCAGACGGTGGTGAGCGTGCTGCGTCTGCCCGCGGCGGCGATCGAGGTGGACGGCAGGCGGCTGGCCAGTGCCGGGGCCCCGGCGGGGGAGCCGACCGTGTTCGCGCTCGGCGAGGTCGGGACGCTGCTCGTCTGGCCGCGCTCGGGCCAGCAGGCGTTGGACGAGATGGACATCGCGGTGTTGGAGCCGGTGGCGGACCAGACCGCGGCGGTGATCGCGACTGTGGTGATCGGGGAACGGCTGGAGCGGAGCATCGAGGAGGAGCGGCTGCGGCTGCGGCGTGACCTGCACGACGGGCTGGGGCCGGCGCTCGCGGGGGCGACGCTGCAGTTGGGCGCGGTGCGGACGCTGCTGCCGCCGCGCTCGGACGCGTCGGTGCTGCTGGACTCGGTGATCGTCCACATGCGACAGATCGTGGCCGATTTCCGCCGTGTGACCAGGAATGAGCGACCGTTGCTGCTGGAGGAGCGCGGGCTGCGCGGCGCGCTGGCCGAACTGGGCCGCCGTTTGTCCACTGTGGATCTCCCGGTGGTGGTGGAGCTGCCGGAGGAGCTGCCGGTGGAGCACGAGGAGGTGGTGTTCCACGTGGCGGCCGAGTCGTTGGCGAACGCGGTGCGGCACGCGGGGGCGCGGTCGGTCGGGTTGCGCGTGGAGGTCACCGAGGAGTCGATCACGGTGGAGGTCCGCGACGACGGGAGCGGGATCACCGAGCCGGTCGGGTTCGGGGTCGGCCTGGTCTCGATGCGGGAGCGCGCCCGGGCGGTGGGTGGCAGCTGTGAGATCAGCAGTGGCCCGGATGGCACGACCGTCCGCGCCAGGATTCCGCGGTCGTGA
- a CDS encoding SPFH domain-containing protein: MTTTLWTVGGIALGVLVLLVLLRMVWKVAEPDEALIISGLGARSKVTEAADSMGFKIITGKGVMVLPGFQTARRLSLDTRSANLEVSCVTKQGLPVTVRAVVIYKVGDDFVSIANAARRFLAQQGNMNDTIHELFSGHLRSIVGGLTIEEMIHNRDALTGEVRQSSAVEMSKLGLVVDSLQIQEIEDESGYILNLGKPHAAAVAAAARIAEAQRDQEATEAEQIAQANKAAALRDSKIKQASYQAEIDQANAKTKQSGPLAEATARQEVVKQETRAAQLEADLAEQRLQSQVRKPADAKAYDTRISAEADRDARVARAEADAKETELRAAADATRVKTAAIAEAEAIKARGDASAAATRATGEAEADSARAKGLADAEAAKAKGLAEADAIKARATALAENQEAVVAQQLAERWPEIVAAGAGAFANVDNMVVLNGAEGMSELFTKALSMGGTGLGLARTLMQAMQADQAAPKSNGVTPIPVDLPTKD, from the coding sequence GTGACGACGACGTTGTGGACGGTCGGCGGCATCGCACTGGGCGTGCTGGTGCTGCTGGTCCTGCTGCGGATGGTGTGGAAGGTCGCCGAGCCGGACGAGGCGCTGATCATCTCCGGGCTCGGGGCGCGGAGCAAGGTCACCGAGGCCGCCGACAGCATGGGCTTCAAGATCATCACCGGTAAGGGCGTGATGGTGCTGCCCGGGTTCCAGACCGCGCGGCGGCTGTCCCTGGACACCCGCTCGGCGAACCTGGAGGTCTCCTGCGTCACCAAGCAGGGGCTGCCGGTGACCGTGCGGGCCGTGGTGATCTACAAGGTGGGCGACGACTTCGTCTCCATCGCCAACGCGGCGCGCCGGTTCCTCGCCCAGCAGGGCAATATGAACGACACGATCCACGAGCTGTTCTCCGGCCACCTGCGCTCCATCGTCGGCGGGCTGACCATCGAGGAGATGATCCACAACCGGGACGCGCTCACCGGCGAGGTGCGCCAGTCCTCCGCGGTCGAGATGAGCAAGCTCGGCCTGGTGGTGGACTCGCTGCAGATCCAGGAGATCGAGGACGAGTCCGGCTACATCCTCAACCTGGGCAAGCCGCACGCCGCCGCGGTGGCCGCCGCCGCCCGCATCGCCGAGGCGCAGCGCGACCAGGAGGCCACCGAGGCCGAGCAGATCGCCCAGGCCAACAAGGCGGCGGCGCTGCGCGACAGCAAGATCAAGCAGGCGTCCTACCAGGCCGAGATCGACCAGGCCAACGCCAAGACCAAGCAGTCCGGCCCGCTCGCCGAGGCCACCGCCCGGCAGGAGGTCGTCAAGCAGGAGACCAGGGCCGCGCAGCTGGAGGCCGACCTGGCCGAGCAGCGGCTGCAGTCCCAGGTCCGCAAGCCCGCCGACGCCAAGGCCTACGACACCCGGATCTCCGCCGAGGCCGACCGCGACGCACGGGTGGCCAGGGCCGAGGCCGACGCGAAGGAGACCGAGCTGCGCGCGGCCGCGGACGCGACCAGGGTGAAGACGGCCGCGATCGCCGAGGCCGAGGCCATCAAGGCGCGCGGTGACGCCTCCGCCGCCGCGACCAGGGCGACCGGTGAGGCCGAGGCGGACAGCGCACGGGCGAAGGGCCTCGCCGACGCCGAGGCGGCGAAGGCCAAGGGGCTCGCCGAGGCCGACGCGATCAAGGCGCGGGCCACCGCGCTGGCCGAGAACCAGGAGGCGGTCGTGGCCCAGCAGCTCGCCGAGCGCTGGCCGGAGATCGTCGCCGCGGGCGCTGGCGCCTTCGCGAACGTGGACAACATGGTGGTGCTCAACGGCGCGGAGGGCATGTCGGAGCTGTTCACCAAGGCGCTGTCGATGGGCGGGACCGGCCTCGGCCTGGCCCGCACCCTGATGCAGGCCATGCAGGCCGACCAGGCGGCGCCGAAGTCCAACGGCGTCACCCCGATCCCCGTCGACCTGCCCACCAAGGACTGA
- a CDS encoding cold-shock protein, translated as MATGVVKWFNAEKGFGFLTPDGGGADVFAHYSAIEGSGYKSLDEGQKVEFEIGQGQKGPQANNIRVI; from the coding sequence ATGGCTACTGGTGTTGTCAAGTGGTTCAACGCGGAGAAGGGCTTCGGCTTCCTGACCCCGGACGGCGGCGGCGCTGACGTCTTCGCCCACTACTCGGCGATCGAGGGCAGCGGCTACAAGTCCCTCGACGAGGGCCAGAAGGTCGAGTTCGAGATCGGCCAGGGCCAGAAGGGCCCGCAGGCCAACAACATCCGGGTCATCTGA
- a CDS encoding DMT family transporter, which produces MREQSNVIERNRITPGLLLGSVGVLAFSFSLPATRIAVEGIDPWFVAFGRAVVAGVLAVAYLRFTGAPRPGRGQLGRLAVVAFGVVVGFPLFTSLALVTQTASHGAVAVALLPAATAVFAVLRAGERPSRMFWFASGGGLLAVLAFFVVTGGTGGGFEFADLLLLAAILACALGYAEGGALSRELGGARTICWALVVALPVTVAVTAVVFAVGNFPNVNAASLLGFGYLSAVSMFLGFFAWYAGLARGGVAKIGQLQLAQPVLTLLWSALFLRENPGMAAVGAAVIVLICVALTQRAR; this is translated from the coding sequence ATGAGAGAGCAGAGTAACGTTATCGAGCGGAACCGGATAACACCCGGCCTGCTGCTCGGCTCAGTGGGCGTGCTGGCGTTCAGCTTCTCGCTGCCCGCCACGCGGATCGCCGTCGAGGGCATCGACCCCTGGTTCGTCGCGTTCGGGCGCGCGGTGGTCGCGGGCGTGCTCGCCGTCGCCTACCTCCGGTTCACCGGCGCCCCCCGGCCCGGCCGTGGCCAGCTCGGCCGCCTCGCCGTCGTCGCTTTCGGTGTCGTCGTCGGCTTTCCGCTGTTCACCTCGCTCGCGCTGGTCACCCAGACCGCCTCGCACGGTGCTGTGGCGGTCGCGCTGCTGCCCGCGGCCACCGCGGTGTTCGCGGTGCTGCGCGCGGGGGAGCGGCCGTCGCGGATGTTCTGGTTCGCCAGCGGCGGCGGCCTGCTCGCGGTGCTGGCCTTCTTCGTGGTGACCGGCGGGACGGGTGGCGGCTTCGAGTTCGCCGACCTGCTGCTGCTCGCCGCGATCCTGGCCTGCGCCCTGGGCTACGCCGAGGGCGGCGCGCTCTCCCGGGAGCTGGGCGGGGCGAGGACGATCTGCTGGGCGCTGGTCGTGGCGCTCCCGGTGACCGTCGCGGTGACGGCCGTGGTGTTCGCGGTCGGGAATTTCCCGAATGTGAACGCGGCTTCGCTGCTCGGCTTCGGATACCTCAGTGCCGTCTCCATGTTCCTGGGTTTCTTCGCCTGGTACGCGGGGCTTGCCAGGGGTGGTGTTGCCAAGATCGGCCAGCTCCAACTCGCCCAACCGGTTCTCACGTTGCTCTGGTCGGCCCTATTCCTCCGCGAAAACCCCGGGATGGCGGCCGTGGGCGCGGCCGTGATCGTTTTGATATGCGTCGCCCTCACCCAACGAGCCCGTTGA
- a CDS encoding aminotransferase-like domain-containing protein produces the protein MNEDNATGSVIEDLRTRITAGRPGDRLPSVRELMGRHHVSPVTVQRAIRALVAEGLVDSVPGRGSFVSQPAAPPAAPDLSWQTVALGDQPRGEEALPELLAVPRAEAIPLSSGYLDAALQPVGPLGAALARAARNPASWERGPVEGRDGLRTWFAAEAGGALRTGDMVVCPGGQPALTTAFRALAKPGDPVLVEAPTYLGAIAAARHAGLRVVPVPADADGVRPDLLLAALRRTGARLFYSQPLYANPHGAVLSAERRPLVLDAVREAGAFLLEDDWARDLTMDPNPPRPLAADDVDGHVVYLRSLTKSAAPGLRVAAVGARGVAGARLRTARVLDDFFVAGPLQDAALDFVTSPAWHRHRRKLQGALRERRDALLGSLRRRLPEVEPAMVPEGGLHLWARLPDGVDDAALTAAAAAHSVIVFPGRPWYAAESPAAHLRLTFGAASPEVLDEGVRRLAEALATLT, from the coding sequence ATGAATGAGGATAACGCGACGGGCAGTGTTATCGAAGACCTCCGGACGAGGATCACTGCCGGGCGTCCTGGGGACCGGCTGCCCTCGGTGCGCGAGCTGATGGGCAGGCACCACGTCTCGCCGGTCACGGTGCAGCGGGCGATCCGCGCGCTCGTCGCCGAAGGGCTGGTCGACTCCGTTCCCGGCAGGGGCAGCTTCGTCTCTCAGCCGGCCGCTCCCCCCGCCGCGCCCGACCTCTCGTGGCAGACCGTCGCGCTCGGCGACCAGCCGCGGGGCGAGGAAGCGCTGCCGGAGCTGCTCGCCGTGCCGCGCGCGGAGGCCATCCCGCTGTCCAGCGGCTACCTCGACGCGGCGCTGCAACCGGTGGGACCGCTCGGCGCCGCCCTCGCCCGCGCCGCGCGCAATCCCGCGTCCTGGGAACGAGGACCGGTCGAGGGCCGCGACGGACTCAGGACGTGGTTCGCCGCCGAGGCGGGCGGTGCGCTCCGCACGGGCGACATGGTGGTGTGCCCCGGCGGCCAGCCCGCGTTGACCACGGCCTTCCGCGCGCTGGCCAAACCGGGAGATCCGGTCCTGGTCGAGGCTCCGACCTATCTGGGCGCGATCGCCGCCGCACGCCATGCCGGGCTTCGCGTGGTTCCCGTTCCCGCCGATGCCGACGGTGTGCGGCCGGACCTGCTGCTCGCGGCGTTGCGGCGCACCGGAGCGCGGTTGTTCTACAGCCAGCCGCTTTACGCCAACCCGCACGGCGCGGTGCTCTCCGCCGAGCGGCGGCCCCTGGTGCTCGACGCGGTGCGCGAAGCGGGTGCGTTCCTGTTGGAGGACGACTGGGCGCGGGATCTGACGATGGACCCGAACCCGCCGCGCCCCCTGGCCGCCGACGACGTGGACGGCCACGTGGTCTACCTGCGGTCGTTGACCAAGTCGGCCGCGCCGGGCCTGCGTGTCGCAGCGGTCGGGGCTCGCGGGGTGGCCGGAGCGCGGTTGCGCACTGCTCGCGTGCTCGACGACTTCTTCGTGGCGGGGCCGTTGCAGGACGCCGCGTTGGACTTCGTGACCTCGCCCGCGTGGCACCGGCACCGGCGGAAGCTGCAAGGCGCGCTCCGCGAGCGGCGGGACGCGCTGCTGGGCTCTCTCCGCAGGAGGCTGCCGGAGGTGGAGCCGGCGATGGTGCCCGAAGGCGGTCTCCACCTGTGGGCGCGACTGCCCGACGGCGTCGACGACGCGGCGCTCACCGCGGCAGCGGCAGCGCACTCGGTGATCGTCTTCCCGGGCCGCCCGTGGTACGCCGCCGAGTCCCCCGCCGCGCACCTGCGCCTGACCTTCGGCGCCGCCTCCCCCGAGGTCCTCGACGAAGGCGTCCGCCGCCTCGCCGAAGCCCTCGCCACCCTCACCTGA